The region ACACTGCGTTGCCCAACAACGTGTCAGGTTCGCCGAGTTGAACGCTTGGCTGCCAGCAGTAACGACCTTCGCCGTCCTTGAGCTTGCGAGCCATTGCGATACCGTCACGGTGGAACATCCACGCAGCACTTTTGCTCTTCCGGTAGACGCCCTTGACCGATGCTTGTGCATTGATCAGACCGTCGTAAGTAAAGGCTGTCGAAGTGTTGTCAGTGCTTACGTCACGACCGGTGCTGATACCGGAAGCCGAGGCGTAAAACACGCCAAGAGGCTTGCTTGAACCATCACCAGTTGAAAAGGCATTTTCTTCCGTCTCAGCGAACGTGCGACCGAACTCCTCGGCGACGACATTCTCTGGATCGACAGTTCCAATGTTGAGCAACTTTTTGGTGACCTTAACGAGCTTCACAAGTTTGTAAGGCGTCAAGTCACGACGGCTTGGAGTCGCAATTGTGGAATCAGCAGAGCCGATCAACACTTCCGTTGTCCAGGTTGCGGCGCTCATCTTGGTGAGCGTCGGAGTACCGAGCGATTTGACGTTGCCCAGTGTGCGCTTGGTGGCGAGTTGTCGAATTGGGCAGAGTTCATCAGCGGTCTTCAAGACCATTGCATTGAACTCAAGCGGTGCGACCAAGTAACCACCGGAGTTGTCGGTGTCAGCGACAAGTCCACGAGTGTCGCCGGTATTCAACCAGCGGCGGAAGCTGTCCATTGAATCCTTGGAGCTGCGGTCGTTGTTGCGACTGCGGAAGTCAGCAGCGACCTTGCGGCCCTGACTCGACTTCAATTCTTCCTCGGCCTTTGCGAGTTGCTCTTCTTGAGCGGCTTCGCCGGCCTCACCTGCTTCGATCTCATCGACCTTTTGCTTGAGTGCATCGACCTCGGCCATCATGGCTTCAAACTGCGACTTCTCATCAGCCGACATGTCACGGTTTTCGGCCTTGTGACGCTCGTGTACTTCACGTGCGTCGTGTACGAGCTTTGCTCGTTGTTCTCTTATTGCTACGGACTTCATCGTTCTCCAACTTGTTGCGAAACGGGGAAAGGCAGACTTCTGCCAACGTTGCTTGTGCTCATGCCGTAAACGGTTCGCCGTCTGGCAAGTTGCGAATCGACTGCATCACAAGCAGCCGAGAGTGAAGGCCGTCGGTAGCGATGGCCTGCGAGAGTATTTAGAGGGCCTGTGCAGAATTTCCGAGTTCGGCTTCTGCAAGGCGCAGCGACCGCTCAAGGTAAGCCAGTCGCTCAGTGTGTCGTTGAGCAATGGCGAGCATGTCCTGCCGCCATGATTCAAGGCGGCGAAGGCCAACGCTCGTGTCGGCGTAAGCGGGGAAGCAAACGATTGAGGCATCGAAAATGTCGGCCTCAATGATCTCTCGAACCTGTTCGTCCCCTTCCTGGCGGAACTCATCAACCACGACGCAGAAACCGAAACTCATCTTGTCGAGGTCACCACGCCGCAGGCTCACGACAATATCCCTCGCCTGCTGTGTGTCTGGCGGATCAATCTCAACTCGAAGTCCGATGTCATCTTCTACGAGCCGGAGAGTGCCGCTTTTGTTCCGACCGAGGGGAAGCAAGCCGGTGTTGTGGTCGTACAGCGCCATGATGTCGGCATGCGGCAGGGACTTTGTGAAAGCGCCTTTGCGGACCACCTCACGAAAGACTTTGCCTCGCTCGTGAATCACTTCACTGACTGAATCCCAGACGACGGCATAGCCAACGATCATTGGCTTGTCTTGTTCGCCTTCTACCGTGGCTGCACGGTGGAAGGCTCTTGTTTCACGATTCGGCGGGACGTTCGGCGATGACTTGTTCATGCCCTATTTAGTGGGCGATGTTGGCAAACTCTCTGGGTGTTCGGCAATGTGTTTCAGCATCATCAGAATGTCGTCAGTGCTGACTTCAAGATCGGAGGCGGCTTTCTCAAACATCGTTTCGAGTCCCTGCCCAATTTCAGGATTGGCCGCTAGGGCGTCTGTAAGCCACGCACGGCGCTCCCTCGTGATCCGTTCGGCAAGTTGTTCGGTCACTTGCTCTGGAGTGCTGGCCGAGCCGGTCACGGCGAGGTAAGCACGGACGCTCGGCGCCAGAGACTCAATGAGCAAAGAGCGATGTTGTGGATAGAACTCGTCGGCCCACTCTGCGAGATTCGGCTTCTTGATCGCTCGGCGAAGTGCGGTTGCTTCTCGCCGATTCATTCTGCCGTAAGCATCTCGAACCGTTCCCTGCACCGCTTCCAGAGCGGCGGGCGCAACTTGGTCAATGTCCCAATTAGTACGGACCTGGTGTCCGGCATTTTCTGCAAATCCTGCATTTCTCTGCGGGAAGGAATAGAGGCTCGCTTGCTGCTGGAGTAGTCCAGTGCTCGTATCGTTCGGCGGATTGGCTGGCTGAGTCACCGAAGGCTGCGGCGGAACTGGTGCGGCGCTCGCCATGTTGAGCGGCTGCAAATACACATCGCCGCCTGCAATCGGGTTCTCGTTTTCCTTGCGAAGGATGTCATTCGCCGACATCCAACCATTGTTTCTTCCAATCGCATAGGCCGTGTATCTGGTGATCATGTCGCCACGCAGCAGCCCATCAATCAAGTGCTCGCAGAAGTATTCACTGCGCTCGCCCGGCATTACGAGCTTGCGGTTGAACTCGGATTCGATTCGCACGCAAAGCGGGCGAATCGTGTGCATCGTGAAATGCAACATTGCCTGTTCGCCGTTCGAGAATGTCGAATGGCTCATATCTCCGAGAAAGTACGGATGTACCGAAAACCAGCGAGCGACCTCTGAGATTTGGAACTCACGTGTACCAAGGTACTGTGCTTCTTCCGGTGGAATGGTGAACGGCGTGTAGGTTGTCCCCTCGGTCGTGATGATGAAATTGCCAACCTTATCGACGCCTTGATGCTGCTTCTCGATGTTCTCCCGATACTTGGCGATTGCATCCGGTTTCAGTTTGCCCGGATGCGTGAAGACGCCTGAGGGCTTCGCAGAGTTGCCAAAGAACGAAGCGCCGAATCGTTCTGTGGCCGCAGTCAGTGCCAACGATTCTCTGGCCCTAGCAATCACACCGTAGCCCCGCACACCGTCAAAGCCGAGACCTGCAACGTGGATGATGTCTTCGGGCCAAAGAGTCTTGGGCTTGCCGTTGCTGATGACCTCGTAGCGCAAGTCCCCTCTCTTGTTGTAGAAAGGTGTCACTTGGCCTGGATTCAGCAGCCACAACTCAATCGGTCGGCCTGCGCCGTCACGAACAATCTCGGCGTATCCATTTCCGTGCAGCAAAACATGAACGAGCAGGGACTCTCGAAACTGCAACGCCGAACTTTCGGGGTTCGGCTCATCGTGTACCAAGTAATAGAGAGGATGCTCAGCGGCCCGTCGCTTGCCGCCTGTAGCGAGCCGTTGATAAACGGGGAGCGGAAGACTTGCCACCGTTCCTGCGATGACCGTCAGTGCAGCCGAGACGGTACTGAGATTTACTGCCGTGTGTTCGGTAATCTCGATTCCAGCAGCCGTTGGTGGTGACCACCACAACGGCTGCGAGGGATTGACGCCCGAAATATCTCGCCACCGGAAACTGCTGACACGCTCAAAGAGATTTGATAACCATTGCATCCCGTATTTAGGGGCGTGGCTTACTTATCTCCGGCTAATTGAAGGCCGAGCCGCCGTCATCGGCGATGGCGAGGCCGACAGACATTACGAGACTGATCCA is a window of Anatilimnocola floriformis DNA encoding:
- a CDS encoding phage major capsid protein, whose protein sequence is MKSVAIREQRAKLVHDAREVHERHKAENRDMSADEKSQFEAMMAEVDALKQKVDEIEAGEAGEAAQEEQLAKAEEELKSSQGRKVAADFRSRNNDRSSKDSMDSFRRWLNTGDTRGLVADTDNSGGYLVAPLEFNAMVLKTADELCPIRQLATKRTLGNVKSLGTPTLTKMSAATWTTEVLIGSADSTIATPSRRDLTPYKLVKLVKVTKKLLNIGTVDPENVVAEEFGRTFAETEENAFSTGDGSSKPLGVFYASASGISTGRDVSTDNTSTAFTYDGLINAQASVKGVYRKSKSAAWMFHRDGIAMARKLKDGEGRYCWQPSVQLGEPDTLLGNAVYECGFAPNTFTTGLYVGIFGDFSYYWIADRGTMDVQRLVELYAATGEIGFIAERYLDGAPVIEEAFARVKLA
- a CDS encoding HK97 family phage prohead protease, with the translated sequence MNKSSPNVPPNRETRAFHRAATVEGEQDKPMIVGYAVVWDSVSEVIHERGKVFREVVRKGAFTKSLPHADIMALYDHNTGLLPLGRNKSGTLRLVEDDIGLRVEIDPPDTQQARDIVVSLRRGDLDKMSFGFCVVVDEFRQEGDEQVREIIEADIFDASIVCFPAYADTSVGLRRLESWRQDMLAIAQRHTERLAYLERSLRLAEAELGNSAQAL
- a CDS encoding phage portal protein, with the translated sequence MQWLSNLFERVSSFRWRDISGVNPSQPLWWSPPTAAGIEITEHTAVNLSTVSAALTVIAGTVASLPLPVYQRLATGGKRRAAEHPLYYLVHDEPNPESSALQFRESLLVHVLLHGNGYAEIVRDGAGRPIELWLLNPGQVTPFYNKRGDLRYEVISNGKPKTLWPEDIIHVAGLGFDGVRGYGVIARARESLALTAATERFGASFFGNSAKPSGVFTHPGKLKPDAIAKYRENIEKQHQGVDKVGNFIITTEGTTYTPFTIPPEEAQYLGTREFQISEVARWFSVHPYFLGDMSHSTFSNGEQAMLHFTMHTIRPLCVRIESEFNRKLVMPGERSEYFCEHLIDGLLRGDMITRYTAYAIGRNNGWMSANDILRKENENPIAGGDVYLQPLNMASAAPVPPQPSVTQPANPPNDTSTGLLQQQASLYSFPQRNAGFAENAGHQVRTNWDIDQVAPAALEAVQGTVRDAYGRMNRREATALRRAIKKPNLAEWADEFYPQHRSLLIESLAPSVRAYLAVTGSASTPEQVTEQLAERITRERRAWLTDALAANPEIGQGLETMFEKAASDLEVSTDDILMMLKHIAEHPESLPTSPTK